A genomic stretch from Gardnerella leopoldii includes:
- a CDS encoding DUF6591 domain-containing protein has protein sequence MKCTSCGMESWNDFCPYCGSKLKVEQSTAASTFEQNIPVPPPQQNLTVPAATGYGSMHAKKKKPIYKRFWFYLVSIIIIVVTICGFLNIKKLDNGVVINWNEMVLGSELPNPPSNMGKIIENSSEEMNVDINNISAKQFNDYIKACKDKGFTVDSKTDSTEYSSYNSEGYKLKLLRYESNNKLNIALNAPMEMSPITWPSSEAANQLPVPKSIFGKFSYENEDSFVVYIGNTSMEDYEKYVKACSDKGFTVNYSKGDDWYYAYNNSGWHLSLKYEGNNIMSIGISAPANNPKDSGDSNKSDAKKDAAKSTPKQSAPKAEEKPKTNTKLVNGLRSDFKAAMDSYETVMDEYVAFMKKYKKNPTDKTILNEYSAYLDKYNDAVKKFNNWHSKDLNSDELNYYVDVQARVSKKLIAVSK, from the coding sequence ATGAAATGTACAAGTTGCGGAATGGAGTCTTGGAATGACTTCTGCCCATACTGCGGATCAAAATTAAAGGTCGAACAATCAACAGCAGCTTCGACTTTTGAGCAAAATATTCCTGTTCCGCCGCCGCAACAGAATCTCACTGTTCCAGCAGCTACAGGTTATGGCAGCATGCATGCCAAAAAGAAAAAGCCAATTTATAAAAGATTTTGGTTTTATTTAGTCAGCATAATAATAATTGTTGTTACAATATGCGGATTCTTGAATATTAAAAAATTAGATAACGGCGTTGTTATTAATTGGAATGAGATGGTTTTAGGCTCAGAATTGCCAAATCCTCCATCTAACATGGGTAAAATCATTGAAAACTCTTCTGAAGAAATGAATGTTGATATAAACAATATTTCTGCCAAACAGTTTAATGATTATATTAAAGCTTGCAAGGATAAAGGATTTACTGTAGATTCAAAAACTGATTCTACAGAATATTCTTCTTATAACAGTGAAGGCTATAAATTAAAATTGCTTCGTTATGAAAGCAATAATAAGCTAAATATCGCGCTGAATGCGCCGATGGAAATGTCTCCAATTACTTGGCCATCGAGTGAAGCAGCTAATCAATTGCCTGTACCAAAATCTATATTCGGAAAGTTCTCCTACGAAAATGAGGATAGCTTCGTAGTTTATATTGGCAACACCAGTATGGAAGATTATGAGAAATATGTGAAAGCTTGCTCTGATAAAGGTTTTACAGTTAATTATAGTAAGGGAGATGATTGGTACTATGCGTACAATAATTCAGGCTGGCATTTGTCATTAAAATACGAAGGCAATAATATTATGAGCATTGGCATCAGTGCTCCAGCCAACAATCCTAAAGATAGTGGTGATTCCAATAAGTCTGATGCGAAGAAAGATGCTGCAAAGAGCACTCCAAAACAATCTGCTCCAAAAGCTGAAGAAAAACCTAAAACTAACACGAAGCTTGTTAATGGATTGCGTAGTGATTTCAAAGCGGCAATGGATAGCTATGAAACAGTTATGGACGAATATGTTGCGTTCATGAAAAAGTATAAGAAAAATCCAACTGATAAGACTATTCTTAATGAGTACTCTGCGTATTTAGATAAATATAATGATGCAGTAAAAAAGTTCAACAATTGGCATAGCAAAGATTTGAACTCTGATGAGCTTAATTATTATGTTGATGTTCAAGCGAGAGTTTCTAAGAAACTTATAGCTGTGTCTAAATAG
- a CDS encoding HD domain-containing protein produces MENGAESILNCNSIKLANLPDFGEVEKLHSATAPSSAAYELIHGHCVVISTIAWQIAHHCNMLLSAENRAAQMSGTLRKRAEIAKNCLQELVGDSYAILPAVSDGLAPKQYIDEYAALIGGLLHDIGTYFVLESDGSSNAGGILRFDGPNYILHGLRGYKYLIDNGFSEDAAQFARNHTGVGLTREQVVAQNLPLPAEDYIPQTVEQEIVMVADKYNSKSIPPRFLTVDSYRRKAARFGEDNANRWMQLVTKYGEPDIAGLAEIFNMRVDA; encoded by the coding sequence ATGGAAAATGGTGCAGAAAGCATACTTAATTGCAACTCGATAAAACTCGCTAATCTACCTGATTTTGGTGAAGTAGAGAAATTGCATAGTGCAACTGCACCATCTTCTGCTGCTTATGAGCTTATTCACGGTCATTGTGTTGTAATCTCAACAATTGCTTGGCAAATTGCTCATCATTGCAATATGCTTTTGTCCGCTGAAAATCGTGCTGCTCAAATGAGTGGAACTTTACGTAAGCGTGCTGAAATAGCAAAAAATTGCCTTCAGGAGCTTGTCGGAGATAGTTATGCAATATTACCTGCGGTTAGTGATGGCTTAGCTCCAAAACAGTATATTGATGAATACGCAGCTTTAATAGGTGGATTGTTGCACGATATTGGCACGTATTTTGTGCTTGAAAGTGATGGCAGTAGCAACGCTGGTGGCATATTACGCTTTGATGGACCGAATTATATTTTGCATGGTTTGCGCGGATATAAATATTTAATTGATAATGGTTTTAGTGAGGATGCTGCGCAATTTGCGCGCAACCATACTGGAGTTGGCTTAACTCGAGAGCAAGTTGTTGCGCAAAATTTGCCTCTTCCTGCTGAAGACTATATTCCGCAAACAGTTGAGCAAGAAATTGTTATGGTTGCGGATAAATATAACAGCAAATCGATACCTCCTCGTTTTTTGACAGTTGATTCTTATCGTCGCAAGGCTGCGCGATTTGGTGAAGACAATGCTAATCGGTGGATGCAATTAGTTACGAAATATGGTGAGCCAGATATTGCAGGCCTGGCAGAAATCTTTAATATGCGTGTTGATGCGTGA
- a CDS encoding KUP/HAK/KT family potassium transporter yields the protein MTKSRTAVPSNDSTKDPRNGAKDSEKSTKSLKGTKDAILRAASFTKAPQVSKKTTTREERKVIAQQQAQEVKEAEKLVASAVRGPLGRWWAKLQTSSDRFTLGMAIVALGVVYGDIGTSPLYTAQTFLAGQGGLQNINRATIYGMLSLLFWSITLITTVKYVFVAMRTDNKGEGGIFALYSLLRKKGAWLAIPAMIGGAAFLADSVLTPAVSISSAVEGLRTIAVFKPIFLENENLSMMITVIIIVILFSVQQRGTERIGKVFGIVVMLWFAFLALVGVMNIGQDWTIFEALNPIHGIKFLFSTHNVQGLAVMGVIFLSTTGAEALYSDMGHVGRGNVYATWPFIKVALLLNYFGQGAWMLKNQNDKALWSIEGLNPFFQMLEPNVRYVAVILSVTAGIIASQALITGAYTMVSEATSLNWMPHLQVRYPARTRGQLYIPVVNVVLCVATITVLAVFRDSEHISGAYGLALTLTMLATTILLTVHMWYQKKRFGAFIFAIVFLMIEMMFFVASMAKFMHGGWFTMLLGVSILIIMVTWKDGTKIERSQRLHMKPKDFLPVLDKLHGDFRIPYFADNIVYLTSDREMKRLDTGIFFSIFADHPKRARAWWAVSVETDDAPFTREYCVENFGTDYLFRVKIKLGFKVSPSIPAYLHQIMHDLSHTGELPQQKSVYPKVDADPDIGPIRYVLLHKALMPESNISVRGALSLKMKYAIRHVAGTPVKWFGLAPYNPVVEVQPLFVSTRRPPRLKREDCSQRAVQSLQGASALETNIHVVKDIRPTDAEQTAVMNARDIAAANVMFANEKLANTGKISPVPIKETKKVSVEKPNKDGANIDAANVTHAVVQAVEDAARANDANSVKSEKSAATEKSAKNNLK from the coding sequence ATGACTAAGTCACGCACTGCTGTACCGTCAAACGATAGTACAAAGGATCCTCGCAACGGCGCGAAAGATTCCGAGAAAAGCACTAAATCCTTAAAAGGTACTAAGGATGCTATATTGCGAGCTGCCTCGTTTACTAAGGCTCCTCAGGTGTCAAAAAAAACGACAACACGCGAAGAGCGCAAAGTAATAGCTCAGCAGCAAGCGCAAGAGGTAAAAGAAGCGGAAAAGCTTGTTGCTAGTGCCGTACGAGGTCCATTAGGTAGATGGTGGGCAAAATTGCAAACCAGTTCCGATCGTTTTACATTGGGAATGGCAATTGTTGCTCTTGGCGTTGTTTATGGCGATATTGGTACTTCTCCGCTTTATACTGCGCAAACATTTTTAGCAGGTCAAGGCGGCTTACAAAACATAAATCGCGCGACTATCTACGGAATGCTTTCGCTACTGTTCTGGTCAATCACATTAATTACAACCGTAAAATACGTATTTGTTGCAATGAGAACAGACAACAAAGGCGAAGGCGGCATTTTTGCTTTATATTCGCTTCTACGTAAAAAAGGCGCATGGCTTGCGATACCGGCAATGATTGGTGGAGCCGCGTTTTTGGCAGATTCTGTGCTGACTCCTGCAGTTTCCATCTCTTCAGCAGTTGAAGGTTTGCGCACTATTGCAGTGTTTAAGCCAATATTCTTAGAAAATGAGAATTTGTCGATGATGATTACGGTTATTATAATCGTCATACTTTTCTCTGTACAGCAACGCGGAACTGAGCGAATTGGCAAAGTATTTGGCATTGTTGTGATGCTTTGGTTTGCTTTCCTTGCGCTGGTTGGTGTCATGAACATTGGCCAAGATTGGACTATTTTTGAAGCACTTAACCCGATTCATGGCATAAAATTCCTGTTTAGCACGCATAATGTGCAGGGATTAGCGGTTATGGGTGTGATCTTCCTTTCTACTACCGGTGCTGAAGCGTTATATTCTGATATGGGTCATGTTGGTAGAGGCAATGTGTACGCAACCTGGCCGTTTATTAAAGTTGCTTTGCTGCTGAATTACTTTGGGCAAGGCGCTTGGATGTTGAAAAATCAAAACGATAAAGCATTATGGTCGATAGAAGGTTTGAACCCATTCTTCCAAATGCTTGAACCGAATGTGCGATATGTTGCCGTTATTCTTTCGGTTACTGCTGGCATTATTGCTTCTCAAGCGTTGATTACAGGCGCATACACAATGGTTTCTGAGGCAACAAGCCTAAATTGGATGCCACATTTGCAAGTGCGATATCCTGCTAGAACTCGTGGACAGCTGTATATTCCAGTTGTGAATGTTGTGCTGTGTGTTGCCACTATTACGGTTCTTGCAGTATTCCGCGATTCTGAACATATCTCTGGCGCATACGGTTTAGCTTTAACTCTAACTATGCTTGCTACGACTATTTTGCTCACAGTGCACATGTGGTATCAAAAGAAGCGATTTGGTGCCTTCATATTTGCAATCGTATTCCTCATGATTGAGATGATGTTCTTTGTGGCTTCCATGGCGAAATTCATGCACGGTGGCTGGTTTACTATGCTGCTCGGTGTTTCAATTTTGATCATTATGGTCACTTGGAAAGATGGAACTAAAATTGAGCGTTCGCAACGTTTGCACATGAAACCGAAAGATTTCCTACCTGTGCTAGATAAGTTGCACGGAGATTTCCGTATTCCGTATTTCGCTGACAATATTGTGTATTTGACTTCCGATCGTGAAATGAAGCGTCTCGATACTGGAATCTTCTTCTCTATTTTTGCCGACCATCCAAAGCGTGCTAGAGCTTGGTGGGCTGTTTCTGTAGAAACAGATGACGCTCCGTTTACTCGTGAGTATTGTGTAGAGAATTTCGGTACGGACTACTTATTCCGCGTAAAAATTAAACTCGGATTTAAAGTGTCGCCTTCTATACCAGCGTATCTTCACCAAATTATGCATGACTTATCGCACACGGGCGAACTTCCTCAGCAAAAATCCGTGTATCCAAAGGTTGATGCAGATCCAGATATTGGACCAATTCGCTATGTTCTGTTGCACAAAGCGTTGATGCCGGAATCTAATATTTCTGTGCGTGGAGCGTTATCTTTAAAGATGAAATATGCAATTAGACATGTTGCTGGTACGCCTGTTAAATGGTTTGGTTTGGCTCCTTACAATCCGGTTGTTGAAGTGCAGCCGTTGTTTGTTTCTACTCGCAGACCTCCGCGTTTGAAGCGTGAAGACTGTTCTCAGCGAGCAGTTCAATCTTTGCAAGGTGCCTCAGCGCTTGAAACTAATATTCACGTTGTGAAAGATATCAGACCTACTGATGCTGAGCAGACTGCTGTTATGAACGCACGAGATATTGCTGCTGCTAATGTGATGTTTGCTAACGAAAAACTTGCCAATACTGGGAAAATTAGCCCAGTTCCAATTAAAGAGACAAAAAAAGTTAGCGTGGAGAAGCCTAATAAAGATGGGGCAAATATCGATGCAGCGAATGTAACGCATGCTGTTGTGCAGGCTGTGGAGGATGCTGCTCGTGCCAATGATGCGAATAGTGTGAAATCTGAAAAGAGTGCAGCAACTGAAAAGAGTGCAAAAAATAATCTTAAGTAA
- a CDS encoding TatD family hydrolase, with product MSKHHREHNWAPALAAQSAVWENLLQEGITIADDHTHMLSVVDFAHNLNQELAEKGRDLIAEPTADDLVAQAKSSGVSHMLEVGCEYPDWEPTIKFAQTHENSVRAAIAIHPNEAVLHGHKGAQGPDGLPIVYKPYHDIPFDEAMQHLRSLVIAHPKEVVAIGETGLDYFRTGEPAREAQIEAFRDHIALAKELNLPLQIHDRDAHEDVVKVLLKDGAPERTVFHSYAGAVDLAEILKEHGWYASFSGTISYKGNDELRESARIIGKDHITVETDAPYLTPMPYRGRPNAPYMVPYTLETLSEVLNISLLQAAKVTRENTRKIYEF from the coding sequence ATGAGTAAACATCATCGCGAACATAATTGGGCGCCGGCTTTAGCAGCGCAATCTGCAGTATGGGAAAATCTGCTACAAGAAGGCATAACAATTGCAGACGATCACACGCACATGCTTAGCGTTGTGGATTTTGCACATAATTTGAATCAAGAATTAGCAGAAAAAGGTCGCGATTTAATAGCGGAACCTACTGCAGACGATTTAGTTGCTCAAGCAAAATCATCAGGCGTTTCACACATGCTAGAAGTCGGATGTGAATATCCAGATTGGGAGCCGACGATTAAGTTTGCTCAAACGCATGAAAATTCAGTTCGTGCAGCAATAGCAATACATCCAAACGAAGCAGTATTACATGGTCACAAAGGCGCTCAAGGACCTGACGGACTACCGATAGTTTACAAGCCGTATCACGATATTCCATTTGACGAAGCTATGCAACATTTGCGCTCGCTAGTAATTGCTCATCCAAAAGAAGTAGTGGCAATAGGTGAAACCGGTTTAGACTACTTTCGTACGGGAGAGCCTGCGCGAGAAGCACAAATAGAGGCTTTCCGCGACCATATTGCGCTCGCAAAAGAGCTGAATTTACCTTTACAAATTCACGATCGTGATGCGCATGAAGACGTAGTGAAAGTCTTACTAAAAGATGGCGCTCCTGAGCGAACAGTATTTCACAGTTATGCTGGTGCTGTGGATTTAGCCGAAATATTGAAAGAGCACGGTTGGTACGCAAGTTTTTCTGGAACTATAAGTTACAAAGGCAATGATGAATTACGCGAATCTGCGCGAATTATTGGCAAAGACCATATAACTGTTGAAACGGATGCGCCTTATTTAACGCCAATGCCGTATCGTGGACGGCCAAACGCGCCTTATATGGTTCCTTATACGCTAGAAACACTTTCTGAAGTTCTAAATATATCGTTATTGCAAGCAGCGAAAGTTACACGCGAAAATACGCGAAAAATTTACGAATTTTAG
- a CDS encoding ABC transporter ATP-binding protein yields MAQRNTYREDEAQEEHINVHELMRVRKYMKPYATKLLFVIMVVISGSIIMTAMPMITKTLIDVVLPQKNVNYLYTIIAVFAVLIILYELGLAYRTLAITRIGQMIIKDMRRDIFTHVQSLSFDYFDSRPHGKILIRIVNYINTLSDTLSSGLINVFSDVFVLIITLITMFVIDWRMALWSLALFPIFIIWTRTLQILQRKASKKLSNKQSNLNAYLHESIAGVKTTQTFAREAMAYTTFQEQQAEVRSAWMRNVRVQMLLWPGASIIETAAIALLYYAGIANLGAMNVSTGTLIAFVWYSTTFWDPVVNIGNFYTQLVTCSVYLERIFETLRIKPNIVDKPEAQELPQISGKIDVNDVVFRYEEDGRPILNLVDLHVNPGTTVALVGPTGAGKTTLVSLLSRFYDVSEGSITIDGYDVRSVTLASLRKQMGVMLQDSFIFSGTVRENIRYGKLDATDEEIENAARAVHAHEFIEGLPNGYDTEIEERGATLSAGQRQLISFARVLLANPRILILDEATSNIDTRTEEALQAGLAQLLKNRTSFVIAHRLSTIENADLICVIDHGEIVEKGTHNELMEARGAYYRLVKSQYDAIRKAVL; encoded by the coding sequence ATGGCACAACGTAATACTTATCGTGAAGACGAAGCTCAAGAAGAACACATAAATGTGCACGAGCTTATGCGCGTTAGAAAATATATGAAGCCGTATGCTACTAAACTTCTATTCGTAATTATGGTAGTTATTAGCGGCAGCATAATTATGACAGCGATGCCAATGATTACAAAAACGCTAATCGACGTTGTATTGCCTCAGAAAAACGTCAATTATTTATATACAATTATTGCAGTATTTGCAGTGCTCATTATATTGTATGAACTCGGTTTAGCATACAGAACTTTAGCGATTACACGCATCGGCCAGATGATAATCAAAGACATGCGTCGCGATATTTTTACGCATGTGCAATCACTGTCTTTTGATTATTTTGATTCGCGTCCGCATGGGAAAATTCTGATTCGCATTGTAAACTACATCAATACGCTTTCTGACACGCTTTCATCCGGTTTAATTAACGTATTTTCTGACGTTTTTGTGCTTATTATTACATTAATAACAATGTTTGTTATAGATTGGCGAATGGCTTTGTGGAGCTTGGCGCTATTCCCAATATTTATAATTTGGACGCGAACTTTACAAATTTTGCAAAGAAAAGCGTCTAAAAAGTTATCAAATAAACAAAGTAATTTAAATGCGTATTTGCACGAATCAATCGCAGGAGTAAAAACAACGCAAACTTTTGCGCGAGAAGCTATGGCATACACTACTTTTCAAGAGCAACAAGCAGAAGTAAGAAGTGCTTGGATGCGAAACGTTAGAGTGCAAATGTTACTTTGGCCTGGTGCTTCAATTATTGAGACTGCAGCAATAGCGCTTTTGTATTACGCTGGCATAGCAAACTTAGGTGCAATGAACGTGAGCACGGGAACGCTTATAGCATTCGTTTGGTACTCGACTACTTTCTGGGATCCAGTAGTAAATATTGGTAATTTTTACACGCAGCTCGTAACATGCTCAGTATATTTGGAGCGAATTTTTGAAACTCTAAGAATTAAGCCAAATATTGTAGACAAGCCGGAGGCTCAAGAATTGCCGCAAATTAGCGGCAAAATTGATGTAAACGATGTTGTGTTCCGTTACGAAGAAGACGGAAGGCCAATATTGAACTTGGTTGATTTGCATGTTAATCCTGGTACTACTGTAGCTCTTGTGGGGCCTACTGGCGCAGGAAAAACAACTCTTGTAAGTCTTCTTTCTAGATTCTACGACGTTTCAGAAGGCTCGATTACTATAGACGGGTACGATGTACGTTCAGTAACGCTCGCATCTCTTAGAAAACAAATGGGAGTAATGCTACAAGATAGCTTTATTTTCAGTGGAACCGTACGCGAGAACATCCGTTATGGGAAGCTCGATGCCACTGATGAAGAAATTGAGAATGCAGCGCGCGCAGTTCATGCTCACGAATTTATTGAAGGATTACCGAACGGATACGATACTGAAATTGAAGAGCGCGGAGCCACTCTTTCTGCAGGTCAGCGTCAGCTTATATCGTTTGCGCGAGTATTGCTTGCGAATCCGCGAATTCTTATTCTAGATGAGGCAACAAGTAATATTGATACTCGTACAGAAGAAGCATTACAGGCAGGATTAGCTCAATTACTTAAAAATCGCACATCTTTTGTAATAGCGCATAGGCTTTCGACGATTGAGAATGCGGATTTGATTTGTGTAATCGATCATGGAGAAATTGTTGAAAAAGGCACTCATAACGAGCTTATGGAGGCAAGAGGAGCGTATTATCGTCTTGTAAAATCGCAATATGATGCAATTCGCAAAGCAGTTTTATAA
- a CDS encoding ABC transporter ATP-binding protein, whose product MYVNPNKCKDASNVRWVLQYCKPDMWKVWLAIFLFIINDTMAMAMPLLSGFIVDKIIIGKQHNLLISVCVLMVAMMIVRVGSRYIYQLLMEKFGQNAVYRLVSDEYEKLHSLDFTYFNHTRTGDIMSRMTSDTDAIRHILSWVSYMALDCVVMFVLALVIMFSIQWKLALALMSITPFLFLLAKIMGKKARPKFLAIRESFARMNSMVEENIEGNRVVKAFVREDYETKKFDKCNEDYFNRNITLAKNTQKYMPWLDGMGFVLELITVGFGGWLVLNGNMTLGTFVTFNSFLWMLHMPVRMVGWLINDWQRFNAGCVNIRKLLTQESHIRHPKESDETVKIRGKITFEHVDFSFPDDQDSPILKDIDLDIPAGSKLGILGETGSGKSTLVSLIARFYDPTRGRVLIDGKDVREWPLETVRNQVSIVAQETFLFSDTIAGNISFGLPQTKENCKELDNTIRTMATIAAADDFIMDMPEGYETVVGERGVGLSGGQKQRLSLARALANNPAILIMDDTTSAVDMETEEHIQQELKKLDGTRTIITIAHRISSVKDADMIVVLDHGKIVERGTHAQLVAAHGRYWEIYRKQLGFKTGRSAGFETKGE is encoded by the coding sequence ATGTATGTGAATCCAAATAAATGCAAAGATGCGAGTAACGTGCGCTGGGTATTGCAATACTGTAAGCCGGATATGTGGAAAGTTTGGCTTGCTATTTTTCTATTTATTATCAATGACACGATGGCAATGGCAATGCCGTTGCTTTCGGGCTTTATTGTAGACAAAATCATTATTGGCAAACAGCATAATTTGCTTATAAGCGTATGCGTTTTGATGGTAGCAATGATGATTGTTCGCGTTGGCTCAAGGTATATTTACCAGCTTTTAATGGAAAAGTTTGGTCAAAATGCCGTGTATCGCCTGGTGAGCGACGAGTACGAAAAACTTCATTCTCTCGATTTTACGTACTTTAATCACACTCGCACAGGCGACATTATGAGTCGTATGACATCGGATACTGACGCGATTCGCCATATTTTAAGTTGGGTTTCGTATATGGCGTTAGATTGTGTAGTAATGTTCGTGTTAGCGCTGGTTATAATGTTTTCAATTCAGTGGAAGCTCGCTTTAGCGCTTATGTCAATTACGCCATTTTTGTTTCTGCTCGCAAAAATTATGGGCAAAAAAGCTAGACCGAAATTCCTTGCAATTCGTGAATCCTTTGCGCGCATGAATTCAATGGTGGAAGAAAATATCGAAGGGAATCGCGTAGTAAAAGCTTTTGTGCGTGAGGATTACGAAACTAAGAAATTCGATAAGTGCAACGAAGACTACTTTAATCGCAATATTACGCTTGCAAAAAATACTCAAAAATACATGCCTTGGCTTGATGGCATGGGTTTTGTGCTTGAGCTTATAACAGTTGGTTTCGGCGGATGGCTTGTTTTGAATGGCAACATGACTTTAGGTACATTCGTCACTTTTAACAGCTTCCTTTGGATGCTACACATGCCTGTACGAATGGTGGGCTGGCTTATTAATGATTGGCAGCGTTTTAACGCAGGATGCGTGAATATTCGCAAACTTCTTACGCAAGAATCGCATATTAGACATCCAAAAGAATCGGACGAAACCGTTAAAATTAGAGGTAAAATTACTTTTGAGCATGTTGATTTTTCATTCCCAGACGATCAAGACTCTCCAATCTTAAAAGATATTGATTTAGACATTCCTGCTGGAAGCAAACTGGGTATTCTTGGTGAAACTGGTTCCGGCAAATCAACTCTCGTAAGTCTTATAGCAAGATTCTATGATCCTACGCGTGGTCGTGTTTTAATTGACGGAAAAGACGTGCGCGAATGGCCGTTAGAAACTGTTCGTAACCAAGTTAGCATAGTTGCGCAGGAAACATTCCTATTTTCGGACACTATTGCAGGAAATATTAGTTTTGGATTACCTCAAACTAAAGAAAATTGTAAGGAATTAGATAATACCATTCGCACGATGGCAACAATTGCTGCAGCAGACGATTTTATTATGGATATGCCAGAAGGTTATGAAACAGTAGTAGGCGAGCGCGGGGTAGGTCTTTCTGGTGGGCAAAAGCAGCGTTTGAGCTTAGCTAGAGCGTTGGCAAATAATCCTGCAATCTTGATTATGGACGATACAACTTCTGCTGTAGATATGGAAACGGAAGAGCATATTCAGCAGGAGCTGAAAAAGCTTGATGGCACGCGCACAATAATCACTATTGCGCACAGAATTTCATCCGTTAAAGATGCAGACATGATTGTTGTGCTAGATCACGGGAAAATTGTTGAACGTGGCACGCATGCTCAGCTTGTTGCGGCGCACGGGAGGTATTGGGAGATCTATAGAAAGCAACTTGGCTTTAAAACTGGCAGGTCTGCAGGATTCGAAACGAAGGGGGAGTAG